One window of the Klebsiella sp. WP3-W18-ESBL-02 genome contains the following:
- a CDS encoding SulP family inorganic anion transporter yields the protein MLLSSTRRDWLGNVRGDVLAGIVVALALIPEAIAFSIIAGVDPQVGLYSAFCIPLVTAFFGGRSAMISSSTGAMALLMVTLVKDQGLEYLLAASILTGVFQLIAGYLKLGGLMRFVSRSVVTGFVNALAILIFMAQLPELTNVTWHVYAMTAAGLGLIYLFPYLNKTIPSPLVCIVVLTGISVLLQLDVRTVGDMGKLPDSLPVFLLPDVPLNLQTLLIILPYSAGLAVVGLLESMMTATIVDDMTDTPSDKNRECKAQGIANICTSFIGGMAGCAMIGQSVINVKSGGRGRLSTLTAGVVLLCLIVFLRDWVSQIPMAALVAVMIMVSIGTFSWRSITNLRSHPLSTSVVMLATVLVVVATHNLAFGVLTGVLIASLNFATKVSRFMRVTSVLEGMSRTYTVTGQVFFASADRFTSHFDFREAIENVVIDVSHAHFWDITSVTALDKVVIKFRREGTEVEIRGMNDATRTLVDRFGMHDKPEEVDKLMGGH from the coding sequence ATGCTGCTGTCCTCGACACGTAGGGACTGGCTGGGTAACGTCCGTGGTGACGTTCTTGCCGGTATTGTTGTCGCGCTCGCGCTCATTCCAGAAGCGATCGCATTTTCCATTATTGCCGGTGTGGATCCCCAGGTAGGCCTCTACTCAGCGTTCTGTATCCCTCTCGTTACGGCCTTCTTTGGCGGGCGTTCGGCAATGATTTCGTCCTCCACGGGGGCAATGGCGCTGCTGATGGTGACTCTGGTGAAAGATCAAGGCCTGGAATATTTACTGGCCGCGTCCATTCTTACAGGGGTATTCCAACTGATAGCCGGCTATCTGAAGCTCGGCGGGCTGATGCGCTTTGTTTCACGCTCAGTGGTGACGGGATTCGTTAATGCGCTGGCAATACTGATATTCATGGCCCAGTTGCCAGAACTGACCAACGTAACCTGGCATGTCTATGCCATGACTGCAGCGGGCCTGGGGCTTATCTATCTCTTCCCCTATCTCAACAAAACCATTCCTTCACCTCTTGTCTGCATCGTGGTACTGACCGGCATTTCCGTGTTGCTGCAGCTTGATGTTCGGACCGTCGGGGACATGGGGAAACTTCCCGACAGCCTGCCGGTATTCCTGCTTCCTGACGTACCTTTAAATCTCCAGACGCTGCTCATCATCCTGCCTTATTCTGCCGGGCTTGCGGTGGTTGGCCTGCTTGAGTCGATGATGACCGCCACGATTGTGGATGACATGACCGACACGCCAAGTGACAAAAACCGGGAGTGCAAAGCTCAGGGTATCGCGAATATCTGCACATCCTTTATCGGAGGAATGGCAGGCTGCGCGATGATTGGGCAATCCGTTATCAACGTAAAATCTGGTGGACGTGGACGGCTTTCAACCCTCACGGCGGGCGTGGTTCTGCTTTGCCTGATTGTGTTCCTGCGCGACTGGGTATCTCAAATACCGATGGCGGCGCTGGTCGCAGTGATGATTATGGTTTCCATCGGAACATTCTCCTGGCGCTCTATTACAAACCTGCGTTCACACCCCCTTTCAACCAGCGTGGTCATGCTTGCCACCGTCCTGGTTGTGGTGGCAACACATAATCTGGCCTTCGGTGTACTGACCGGTGTACTGATTGCTTCGCTTAACTTTGCCACTAAAGTATCCCGGTTCATGCGTGTAACCTCAGTTCTGGAAGGGATGAGCCGGACGTATACCGTTACCGGCCAGGTATTCTTTGCATCAGCAGATCGCTTTACCAGCCACTTTGATTTCCGTGAAGCGATTGAGAATGTGGTGATAGACGTTTCACATGCCCATTTCTGGGACATCACTTCGGTTACAGCCCTGGACAAAGTGGTTATTAAGTTCCGCAGAGAGGGTACTGAGGTTGAGATTCGCGGGATGAATGATGCCACACGCACCCTTGTTGATCGGTTTGGTATGCATGATAAACCCGAAGAAGTTGATAAATTAATGGGAGGTCATTAA
- the uraH gene encoding hydroxyisourate hydrolase: protein MNAKISLALLLTSLLAPVAYSAPIGTLSVHILNQQTGIPSKDVDVTLEKQQATGWDMLAKGKTDSDGRIKSLYPDDRDMQPGVYRVTFKTGDYFKREKYASFFPEVPVLFTVTKTNEKLHIPLLLSQYGYSTYKGS, encoded by the coding sequence ATGAATGCAAAAATAAGTCTGGCGTTGTTACTGACCTCTCTGTTAGCGCCGGTGGCGTACAGCGCACCAATAGGAACGCTCAGCGTCCACATTCTCAACCAGCAAACCGGGATACCGTCAAAAGACGTTGATGTGACGCTGGAAAAACAGCAGGCGACGGGCTGGGATATGCTGGCGAAAGGAAAAACGGACAGCGATGGCCGGATTAAATCGCTGTATCCTGACGATCGGGACATGCAGCCAGGCGTTTATCGGGTCACGTTTAAAACCGGGGATTATTTTAAGCGTGAAAAGTACGCGTCGTTCTTCCCTGAAGTCCCGGTATTATTCACGGTGACAAAGACCAATGAAAAGCTGCATATTCCACTTCTGCTGAGTCAGTATGGATATTCGACCTATAAAGGAAGCTGA
- the ydfZ gene encoding putative selenium delivery protein YdfZ produces MKTYDRNRNAITTGSRVMIANNGATGVITTIHGEGKTAEQLRRASCVEIDGQDGTFCPIDLIRLGLN; encoded by the coding sequence ATGAAAACTTACGATCGTAACCGTAACGCTATCACCACTGGTAGCCGTGTGATGATCGCCAACAATGGCGCAACCGGTGTGATTACCACTATCCACGGAGAAGGCAAAACGGCGGAACAGCTACGCCGCGCAAGCTGCGTAGAGATTGATGGTCAGGACGGTACGTTTTGCCCGATTGATCTGATCCGCCTGGGGCTCAACTAA
- the umuC gene encoding translesion error-prone DNA polymerase V subunit UmuC produces MFALVDVNNFYASCETVFRPDLQGKPVVVVSNNDGCIISRSAEAKALGIKMAAPYFKIKDELRRQGVTVFSSNYALYADLSHRVMQTLLAFVPNVEIYSIDEAFIDLSGCRSLESFGHQIRETVQKHTGLTVGVGIGPTKTLAKLANLAAKTWRKTHGVVDLSATERQRKLLALLPAHEVWGVGRRTRKKLELMGIETALQLADTSTWVIRQHFNVVMERTVRELRGESCLALEEFAPIKQQIIYSRSFSHRITDYDEMHQVVCAYAERAAEKLRAERQYCCVISLFMRTSPHAVNEVFYAPQSSGRLAVPTCDTRDIIRAATRSLDTVWREGFRYMKAGVMLSDFFSQGVAQLNLFDPHPPQANGHALMQVIDSINHSGRGHIGFAGKGIEQAWAMKRAMLSPGYTTRYTDLPVAR; encoded by the coding sequence ATGTTCGCGCTGGTTGATGTTAACAATTTCTATGCTTCCTGTGAGACGGTCTTTCGCCCCGATCTCCAGGGTAAACCAGTGGTCGTGGTGTCCAATAACGATGGGTGCATTATTTCGCGCTCGGCAGAGGCAAAAGCGCTCGGCATCAAGATGGCTGCGCCGTATTTTAAAATTAAGGATGAGCTGCGCCGTCAGGGAGTAACCGTTTTTAGCTCAAACTACGCGCTGTATGCCGATCTTAGCCATCGGGTCATGCAGACGCTGCTGGCGTTCGTGCCGAATGTCGAGATTTATTCTATTGATGAAGCGTTTATCGATCTGTCGGGCTGCCGTTCGCTGGAATCATTTGGCCACCAGATACGCGAAACGGTGCAGAAGCATACCGGGCTGACGGTCGGCGTGGGGATCGGGCCAACCAAAACCCTCGCCAAACTGGCGAACCTGGCCGCTAAAACCTGGCGTAAAACCCATGGCGTGGTGGATCTTTCAGCGACAGAGCGCCAGCGCAAGCTGCTGGCGCTGCTCCCGGCACATGAAGTCTGGGGAGTCGGGCGTCGCACGCGTAAAAAACTCGAACTGATGGGCATTGAGACAGCATTGCAGCTTGCTGACACGTCAACATGGGTGATTCGCCAGCATTTTAACGTGGTGATGGAGCGTACGGTGCGGGAGCTGCGCGGCGAGTCTTGCCTGGCGCTTGAGGAGTTTGCGCCTATTAAGCAGCAAATTATCTATAGCCGTTCGTTTAGCCACCGCATCACGGACTACGATGAAATGCATCAGGTTGTTTGTGCTTATGCTGAACGCGCAGCGGAGAAACTGCGTGCGGAAAGGCAGTACTGTTGTGTGATTAGTCTGTTTATGCGCACCAGCCCGCATGCGGTAAATGAGGTATTTTACGCGCCGCAGTCTAGCGGCAGGCTGGCCGTTCCGACCTGTGACACCCGAGATATTATTCGTGCAGCGACCCGTTCGCTGGACACCGTCTGGCGCGAGGGTTTTCGTTATATGAAGGCGGGGGTGATGCTAAGCGATTTTTTCAGCCAGGGCGTAGCGCAGCTTAACTTGTTTGACCCTCATCCGCCGCAGGCTAACGGGCACGCGTTGATGCAAGTTATCGATAGTATTAATCACTCGGGACGGGGGCACATTGGTTTTGCTGGTAAAGGAATTGAACAGGCATGGGCAATGAAGCGAGCGATGCTGTCTCCTGGCTACACAACGCGCTATACGGATCTGCCGGTTGCCAGATAG
- the umuD gene encoding translesion error-prone DNA polymerase V autoproteolytic subunit, with product MKVPYLSKPEPPVKLPLFLERVPCGFPSPAQDYVEESLDLTALVVKHPSATYFIRVSGDSMIGAGIGDGDLLVVDRSLKACHGDIVVAAVAGEFTVKELRIRPSVQLVAHNARYAPIVFHAEEELQIFGVVTFSLKAHKYVRAG from the coding sequence ATGAAGGTGCCTTATCTCTCTAAACCCGAACCCCCTGTCAAACTGCCGCTGTTCTTAGAGCGGGTTCCCTGCGGTTTTCCTAGCCCGGCGCAGGATTATGTGGAAGAAAGTCTGGATCTGACTGCGCTGGTGGTCAAGCATCCCAGTGCGACCTATTTTATCCGGGTGAGCGGGGATTCGATGATTGGCGCGGGGATCGGTGATGGCGACCTGCTGGTCGTGGATCGCTCACTAAAAGCCTGCCATGGCGACATCGTGGTGGCGGCGGTGGCGGGGGAGTTTACGGTTAAAGAGCTGCGAATCCGGCCATCGGTTCAGCTGGTTGCGCATAATGCTCGCTATGCGCCGATTGTTTTTCACGCGGAAGAGGAGCTGCAAATCTTCGGCGTCGTGACCTTTAGTTTAAAAGCCCATAAATATGTTCGCGCTGGTTGA
- the ttcA gene encoding tRNA 2-thiocytidine(32) synthetase TtcA — MQQNQEISKKEQYNLNKLQKRLRRNVGEAIADFNMIEDGDRIMVCLSGGKDSYTMLEILRNLQQSAPISFSLVAVNLDQKQPGFPEHILPEYLEKLGVEYKIVEENTYGIVKEKIPEGKTTCSLCSRLRRGILYRTATELGATKIALGHHRDDILQTLFLNMFYGGKMKGMPPKLMSDDGKHIVIRPLAYCREKDIERFSEAKAFPIIPCNLCGSQPNLQRQVIGDMLRDWDKRYPGRIETMFSAMQNVVPSHLCDTSLFDFKGLTRGSEVVDGGDLAFDREELPLQPMGWQPEEEDGQLDELRLNVVEVK, encoded by the coding sequence ATGCAACAAAATCAAGAAATTAGCAAAAAAGAACAATACAATCTGAACAAATTACAGAAGCGTCTGCGTCGTAACGTGGGCGAAGCCATCGCCGACTTCAACATGATTGAAGATGGCGACCGTATTATGGTCTGCCTGTCCGGCGGCAAAGACAGCTACACGATGCTGGAAATTCTGCGCAACCTGCAGCAGAGCGCGCCGATCAGCTTCAGCCTGGTGGCGGTCAACCTCGACCAGAAGCAGCCGGGCTTCCCGGAGCATATTCTGCCGGAATACCTTGAGAAGCTGGGCGTCGAGTACAAAATTGTCGAAGAGAACACCTACGGCATCGTGAAAGAGAAGATCCCGGAAGGCAAAACCACCTGCTCGCTGTGCTCTCGCCTGCGCCGCGGTATTCTCTATCGGACAGCCACCGAACTGGGTGCGACGAAAATTGCCCTCGGCCATCACCGCGATGACATTCTGCAAACCCTATTCCTGAACATGTTCTACGGCGGGAAAATGAAAGGGATGCCGCCGAAGCTGATGAGCGATGACGGCAAACATATCGTTATCCGCCCGCTGGCCTACTGTCGTGAAAAAGACATCGAGCGCTTCTCCGAAGCGAAAGCGTTCCCGATCATTCCATGTAACCTGTGTGGTTCGCAGCCGAACCTGCAGCGTCAGGTGATTGGCGATATGCTGCGTGACTGGGATAAACGCTATCCTGGCCGTATTGAGACCATGTTCAGCGCGATGCAGAACGTGGTACCGTCGCACCTGTGCGATACCAGCCTGTTTGACTTCAAAGGACTGACCCGCGGTTCTGAAGTGGTTGACGGCGGTGACCTGGCGTTTGATCGGGAAGAGCTGCCGCTACAGCCGATGGGCTGGCAGCCGGAAGAAGAAGACGGCCAGCTGGACGAGCTGCGTCTGAACGTGGTCGAAGTGAAGTAA
- the dbpA gene encoding ATP-dependent RNA helicase DbpA → MTAFATLNALPAAQLDNLNDLGYLSMTPVQAASLPAILAGKDVRVQAKTGSGKTAAFGLGLLQHVDASLFQTQSLVLCPTRELADQVAGEIRRLARYLPNIKVLTLCGGQPFGAQRDSLQHAPHIIVATPGRLLDHLQKGTVSLDALHTLVMDEADRMLDMGFSDAMDEVIRFAPASRQTLLFSATWPEAIAAISGRVQRSPETIEIDSVDALPAVEQQFFDVPRHGKIALLQQLLSQHQPASCVVFCNTKKDCQAVFEELNAAGQSTIALHGDLEQRDRDQTLVRFANGSARILVATDVAARGLDIKSLAMVVNYELAWDPEVHVHRIGRTARAGNSGLAVSFCAPEEAQRANILAEMLQLKLNWMPEPAKTRVTPLAPEMMTLCIDGGKKAKMRAGDVLGALTGDVGLVAADIGKIDVHPAHVYVAVREGVAHQAWKLLQKGKIKGKACRARLLK, encoded by the coding sequence GTGACCGCTTTTGCCACCCTGAATGCCCTTCCTGCCGCCCAGCTCGATAATCTGAACGATCTGGGCTATCTCTCTATGACGCCGGTTCAGGCCGCGTCGCTGCCGGCAATTCTGGCCGGGAAGGACGTGCGCGTGCAGGCAAAAACCGGCAGCGGTAAAACGGCGGCGTTTGGTCTCGGCCTGCTCCAGCACGTTGATGCCAGCCTGTTCCAGACCCAATCGCTGGTGCTGTGCCCCACGCGTGAGCTGGCCGATCAGGTCGCTGGTGAAATTCGTCGACTGGCCCGCTATCTGCCGAATATTAAGGTGCTGACGCTGTGCGGCGGTCAGCCGTTCGGCGCACAGCGGGATTCCTTACAGCACGCGCCGCATATTATTGTGGCGACGCCGGGCCGCCTGCTGGATCACCTGCAAAAGGGCACCGTTTCGCTGGATGCCCTGCATACGCTGGTGATGGATGAAGCGGACCGCATGCTGGATATGGGCTTTAGCGATGCGATGGATGAGGTGATCCGCTTTGCGCCCGCGTCTCGCCAGACGCTGCTGTTCTCCGCCACCTGGCCGGAGGCCATTGCCGCCATCAGCGGCCGCGTGCAGCGCTCGCCGGAGACAATCGAAATCGACAGCGTTGATGCATTACCGGCGGTAGAGCAACAGTTCTTTGATGTGCCGCGCCACGGTAAAATTGCACTCTTACAGCAGCTGCTGAGCCAGCATCAGCCAGCATCCTGCGTCGTGTTTTGTAATACCAAAAAAGATTGCCAGGCCGTGTTTGAGGAGCTGAATGCCGCAGGGCAGAGCACGATCGCCTTACACGGCGACCTTGAACAGCGCGACCGCGATCAGACGCTGGTGCGCTTTGCCAACGGCAGCGCGCGTATTCTGGTGGCAACTGACGTCGCGGCTCGCGGGCTGGACATCAAATCGCTGGCGATGGTGGTGAACTACGAGCTGGCGTGGGATCCGGAAGTGCATGTTCACCGTATTGGCCGTACCGCCCGCGCGGGTAACAGCGGGCTGGCGGTAAGTTTCTGCGCGCCGGAAGAGGCGCAGCGCGCCAATATCCTGGCCGAAATGCTGCAATTAAAGCTGAACTGGATGCCGGAACCGGCCAAAACGCGCGTGACGCCGCTGGCGCCGGAAATGATGACGCTGTGCATCGACGGCGGTAAAAAGGCCAAGATGCGCGCGGGCGACGTGCTGGGCGCATTAACCGGTGACGTGGGGCTGGTGGCTGCGGATATCGGGAAAATTGACGTGCACCCGGCGCATGTCTACGTGGCGGTGCGCGAAGGCGTGGCCCATCAGGCCTGGAAACTGTTGCAGAAAGGGAAAATCAAAGGCAAAGCGTGCCGTGCGCGTCTGCTGAAATAA
- the zntB gene encoding zinc transporter ZntB: MEAIKGSDLNVPDAVFAWLLDGQGGVKPLTDADCVSQDNPCWLHLNYTHPDSAQWLATTPLLPNVVRDALAGESLRPRVSRLGEGTLITLRCINGSTDERPDQLVAMRLYIDERMIVSTRQRKVLALDDVVSDLQEGSGPTDCGSWLVDICDALTDHASEFIEQLHDKIIDLEDNLLEQQVPPRGFLALLRKQLIVMRRYMAPQRDVYARLASERLSWMTDDQRRRMQDIADRLGRGLDEIDGCIARTAVMTDEIAQMMQESLSRRTYTMSLMAMVFLPSTFLTGLFGVNLGGIPGGGSHLGFSLFCIMLVLLIGGVTWWLHRSNWL; the protein is encoded by the coding sequence GTGGAAGCCATAAAAGGATCTGACCTTAACGTACCCGATGCGGTATTTGCGTGGCTGCTGGATGGCCAGGGCGGCGTGAAGCCGTTAACCGATGCGGACTGTGTCAGCCAGGACAATCCGTGCTGGCTGCACCTGAACTATACCCATCCAGACAGCGCCCAATGGCTGGCGACCACGCCGCTGCTGCCAAACGTGGTGCGCGATGCGCTTGCTGGCGAGAGCCTGAGGCCGCGGGTGAGCCGCTTGGGTGAGGGGACGCTGATTACGCTGCGCTGCATTAACGGCAGCACCGATGAACGACCCGATCAGCTGGTGGCGATGCGTCTGTATATTGACGAACGTATGATTGTCTCTACCCGCCAGCGGAAAGTGCTGGCGCTTGATGACGTGGTCAGCGATTTGCAAGAGGGCAGCGGCCCGACGGACTGTGGCAGCTGGCTGGTGGATATTTGCGATGCGTTGACCGATCACGCCAGCGAGTTCATTGAACAACTGCACGATAAAATTATCGACCTTGAGGATAACCTGCTGGAGCAGCAGGTACCGCCGCGCGGTTTTCTGGCGCTGCTGCGTAAGCAGCTTATCGTCATGCGCCGGTATATGGCTCCACAGCGTGATGTTTACGCCAGGCTCGCCAGCGAACGTCTGTCGTGGATGACCGATGACCAGCGCCGACGGATGCAGGATATCGCCGATCGTCTGGGACGCGGGCTGGATGAGATTGACGGCTGTATTGCGCGTACGGCAGTCATGACCGATGAAATTGCCCAGATGATGCAGGAATCGCTCTCCCGACGAACCTATACCATGTCATTGATGGCGATGGTTTTTCTGCCGAGCACCTTCCTGACCGGGCTGTTTGGCGTCAACCTTGGCGGCATCCCCGGCGGCGGATCGCATCTGGGTTTTTCGCTCTTCTGCATTATGCTGGTGCTGCTGATAGGCGGTGTTACGTGGTGGTTACATCGTAGTAACTGGTTGTAA
- a CDS encoding methyl-accepting chemotaxis protein, producing MFKNISVRTFILVFILAVFFIADVICLILSKNIFLLLAINIIWVAAIALLWLYMTKYLVTPINAVKRSIDEVNDGNLSVRIPVFGNNCAGRLIPGINNLSNNISTLVAEIRSSSDTAMTLSEQLATRSGELSVKTEQQSATLMETAASMEQIAASTKNNAEHTRLASERAGDATQCARKGGALMGEVATNMQSITDCARQMTEIIAMIDGIAFQTNILALNAAVEAARAGDHGKGFSVVAGEVRNLAHRSAEAAKSIKTLINVTSENVTQGASIVAEAEKNMQEIVTGSGELNGLMEQIAVSTSEQEKGIDQITLALNELETVTQSNITVVEELARSSDILKRQVIELQSRTQNFRVGDEQQAASPRPAIVGQPLQPAVAGSSEQNFWQSF from the coding sequence ATGTTTAAAAACATTAGCGTCCGAACGTTTATCCTGGTGTTTATTTTGGCGGTATTTTTTATTGCGGATGTGATCTGCCTTATATTGTCTAAAAATATATTCTTGCTTTTGGCTATTAATATTATATGGGTGGCAGCGATCGCCTTGCTGTGGCTGTATATGACCAAATATCTGGTCACGCCTATCAATGCGGTGAAACGCAGTATAGATGAAGTCAATGATGGCAACCTGTCGGTACGTATTCCGGTCTTTGGCAATAACTGTGCAGGCCGCTTAATTCCGGGGATCAATAACTTATCGAATAATATCTCGACGCTGGTCGCCGAAATACGCAGTTCGTCAGACACGGCGATGACGTTGTCTGAACAGCTGGCGACCCGCAGCGGTGAACTGTCGGTAAAAACGGAACAGCAGTCGGCCACGCTGATGGAAACCGCCGCGAGCATGGAACAAATTGCCGCCAGTACCAAAAATAACGCCGAGCATACGCGGCTGGCCAGCGAGCGCGCGGGTGACGCAACCCAGTGCGCCCGCAAAGGCGGCGCGCTGATGGGGGAAGTGGCGACCAATATGCAGTCTATTACCGACTGCGCCCGGCAGATGACGGAAATTATCGCCATGATTGACGGTATTGCCTTCCAGACCAATATTCTGGCGCTGAACGCGGCGGTTGAGGCGGCGAGGGCGGGCGACCACGGAAAAGGATTCTCGGTGGTGGCCGGTGAAGTGCGTAATCTGGCGCACCGCAGCGCGGAAGCGGCGAAGAGCATCAAGACCTTGATCAATGTCACCAGCGAAAACGTCACCCAGGGGGCAAGTATTGTCGCCGAGGCGGAGAAAAATATGCAGGAGATCGTGACCGGCTCTGGCGAGCTGAACGGTCTGATGGAGCAGATTGCGGTGTCGACGTCCGAGCAGGAAAAAGGTATCGACCAGATAACCCTGGCGCTGAATGAGCTCGAGACCGTCACGCAAAGCAATATTACGGTGGTCGAAGAGCTGGCGAGATCGTCGGATATTCTGAAACGTCAGGTTATTGAGCTACAGTCGCGGACGCAGAATTTCCGCGTTGGTGACGAACAGCAGGCTGCATCTCCACGCCCGGCCATCGTAGGTCAACCGCTACAGCCTGCGGTGGCGGGCAGCAGCGAGCAGAATTTCTGGCAATCGTTTTAA
- a CDS encoding putative bifunctional diguanylate cyclase/phosphodiesterase, which yields MMLHASWDPILVGISFLVAFIASFVALDSAAKIAASNKKAAIFWRITGGATLGIGIWSMHFIGMLAMKMSMPMSYHLGLTVISLLAAIIASSLAINIAVAGNTLSLKRLCIATALLSSGVVTMHYVGMAALMAHDEITWSIPLIIVSVVIAIVASCVALWLAFSLRLNSKGVLLTRIGAALAMGIAIAAMHYTGMSAATFTGHGHIMVSHTAMVSEEGLSIWVSVTTLLLLGLMLMISMVDSQVRTTRLTENLQCLNQQLEQQARYDGLTGLANRSQIDMRLLACLHQARLAGSTFALVLMDLDRFKLVNDAWGHHVGDNLLVSVANRMSACLTPKMTLARIGGDEFILLAPDSTEAEIADICTRMVESIRRPFYHSGQILQISLSVGISLYPGHGETPQDLKLSADTAMYHVKHNGRNGWVFYHESMLDSTWQGAHFLQDLTQALERGQFELWYQPKYHVNEKRIYGFEALLRWRHPKKGILLPEVFLSTLQNTGLIVPVGNWILEQASAQLHKWSLAGHDDWTLSINISPVQFEQQNFYELVCDTLVRHRVSPTRLTLELAETAALHGFDRSVQIFHDFCRIGITISIDNFGVGYSNMLALQDLPAGELKIDRSFMKDMRENSKHIKIVSTIISIAHSMNMAVVAEGVETQEQQRILTGLGCDALQGFWFSDPVPAEDIEVMLNNLPLSGELNAPAALRRDISSSAGKKKHA from the coding sequence ATGATGCTGCACGCTTCGTGGGACCCGATACTGGTCGGTATTTCATTTTTGGTGGCATTCATCGCATCTTTCGTTGCGCTTGATAGTGCTGCAAAAATCGCTGCTTCAAATAAGAAAGCGGCTATCTTCTGGCGCATAACCGGTGGCGCCACGCTCGGCATTGGTATCTGGTCAATGCATTTTATCGGCATGCTGGCGATGAAAATGTCGATGCCCATGAGCTATCACCTGGGGCTCACGGTTATTTCGCTGCTGGCCGCGATTATTGCATCATCGCTGGCCATTAATATTGCCGTTGCCGGTAACACGCTATCGCTTAAGCGGTTGTGTATTGCCACCGCGCTGCTGAGCAGCGGCGTCGTGACCATGCACTATGTGGGCATGGCGGCACTGATGGCTCACGATGAAATAACCTGGAGCATTCCGCTGATTATCGTCTCGGTGGTGATAGCCATTGTCGCCTCCTGCGTCGCCCTGTGGCTGGCGTTCAGCCTGCGACTGAACAGCAAAGGCGTCCTGCTGACGCGCATTGGTGCAGCGCTGGCGATGGGGATAGCGATTGCCGCCATGCACTATACCGGCATGAGCGCCGCCACCTTTACCGGGCATGGCCACATCATGGTAAGCCATACGGCGATGGTCAGCGAAGAAGGCCTGTCTATTTGGGTCTCCGTCACCACGCTGCTGCTGCTGGGGCTGATGCTGATGATTTCCATGGTCGACTCTCAGGTCCGCACCACGCGGCTTACCGAAAACCTGCAGTGTTTGAACCAGCAGCTTGAACAGCAGGCCCGCTACGATGGTCTGACTGGCCTTGCCAACCGCAGCCAGATCGATATGCGTCTGCTGGCCTGCCTGCACCAGGCTCGGCTGGCGGGTAGCACTTTTGCTCTGGTGCTGATGGATCTTGATCGTTTTAAACTGGTCAACGACGCCTGGGGGCATCACGTTGGGGATAATCTACTGGTCTCCGTTGCCAACCGTATGAGCGCCTGCCTGACGCCTAAAATGACCCTTGCCCGTATCGGCGGCGATGAATTTATTCTGCTGGCCCCCGACAGCACCGAAGCCGAGATTGCCGATATCTGTACGCGCATGGTCGAAAGCATCCGGCGGCCGTTTTATCACTCCGGGCAGATTCTGCAAATATCGCTGAGCGTCGGCATCAGCCTGTACCCGGGTCACGGCGAAACGCCGCAGGATTTGAAGCTTTCTGCCGATACAGCGATGTATCACGTGAAGCACAATGGTCGCAACGGCTGGGTGTTTTATCATGAGTCGATGCTCGACAGCACATGGCAAGGCGCGCACTTCTTGCAGGACCTGACCCAAGCGCTGGAGCGCGGCCAGTTTGAGTTGTGGTATCAGCCCAAATATCATGTCAATGAAAAGCGCATTTACGGTTTTGAAGCGCTGCTGCGCTGGCGCCACCCGAAAAAAGGCATCCTGCTGCCGGAAGTGTTCCTCTCGACGCTGCAAAACACCGGGCTCATTGTACCGGTGGGTAACTGGATCCTGGAACAAGCCAGCGCGCAGCTGCATAAATGGAGTCTTGCCGGGCACGATGACTGGACGCTGTCGATTAACATTTCCCCGGTGCAGTTTGAGCAGCAGAACTTCTATGAACTGGTTTGCGACACGCTGGTCCGCCATCGCGTCTCGCCAACGCGCTTAACGCTCGAACTCGCCGAAACCGCAGCGCTGCACGGATTTGATCGCAGCGTTCAGATCTTTCACGATTTCTGCCGTATCGGTATCACGATCTCAATTGATAACTTCGGCGTCGGTTATTCCAACATGCTGGCGCTGCAGGACCTCCCTGCCGGAGAGCTGAAAATTGATAGAAGCTTTATGAAAGACATGCGGGAAAACAGCAAACATATCAAAATCGTCTCCACGATTATCTCGATTGCGCATTCGATGAATATGGCCGTCGTGGCGGAGGGCGTAGAAACGCAGGAACAGCAGCGCATTCTCACCGGGCTGGGCTGCGATGCGCTACAGGGCTTCTGGTTCTCCGATCCGGTCCCGGCAGAAGATATTGAAGTGATGCTCAATAATCTCCCGCTCAGCGGCGAGCTGAATGCCCCCGCCGCGCTGCGCCGCGATATCTCCTCTTCCGCCGGGAAGAAAAAGCACGCCTGA